In Cyanobacterium sp. T60_A2020_053, the following proteins share a genomic window:
- a CDS encoding cupredoxin domain-containing protein produces MNFKKITSTAILSLGLTLGIASFSQAKTPTSSNNNQFTRIEQPLSLKLLITLGGFGLIGVELWWFLFKQTKSQEVSVNDGIQEIEIIVDGGYKPDRIIVNNSQPVRLKFLRKDSSSCLGKVLLPDFHKVLDLPLNQTTTVEFIPTQIGEYPFHCSMNMFRGILEVKKMNK; encoded by the coding sequence ATGAATTTCAAAAAAATCACCTCAACAGCGATACTCTCCCTAGGTCTAACATTAGGTATTGCTTCATTTTCTCAAGCTAAAACCCCTACCTCCAGCAATAATAATCAATTTACCCGAATTGAACAGCCCTTATCCTTAAAATTACTAATAACACTAGGAGGTTTTGGATTAATCGGTGTGGAACTTTGGTGGTTTTTATTTAAGCAAACTAAGTCACAAGAAGTTAGTGTAAATGACGGTATTCAAGAAATAGAAATTATCGTTGATGGAGGTTATAAACCAGACAGAATCATCGTCAATAATAGTCAACCAGTGCGTCTCAAATTTTTACGGAAAGACTCAAGTAGCTGTCTAGGAAAAGTTTTATTACCCGACTTCCATAAAGTGCTTGATTTACCCCTTAATCAAACGACTACAGTAGAGTTTATCCCTACTCAAATAGGAGAATATCCCTTTCATTGTTCCATGAATATGTTTAGGGGAATCCTAGAAGTTAAGAAAATGAATAAATAA
- a CDS encoding copper-translocating P-type ATPase, whose amino-acid sequence METIYLHLQGMSCASCASTIEQGIRQVHGVSNCNVNFALSQATIVYNPQQTSVKQIQQVVIDTGYQSFLPSDEQEDTETKLRITEKKELTRKIIVGAILGTLLILGVLPDMTGLNLGFIPPWLHNPWLQTVLATPVQFWCGKTFFVGGWKSFKHHSANMNTLVALGTAVAYFYSLFATIFPHILESQGIEPQLYYETASVIITLILLGRLLENKAKGETSSAIRKLMGLQPKTARVIRNNQEQDILIEELIVGDIVLVRPGEKIPVDGEIVEGESSTDESMVTGEAILVQKRVGDEIIGATINKTGSFKFKATKVGKDTVLAQIVKLVQDAQGSKAPIQQLADRVTGWFVPMVIAIAILTFVIWFNVVGNITLAMITMVGVLIIACPCALGLATPTSIMVGTGKGAENGILIKGADSLELAHKLDTIVCDKTGTITQGKPSVTNYITVQGIVTHDEMEILRMVAAVEKISEHPLAEAVVNYAHSQEVKTPFPEVSSFEAVVGMGVQGNVAGKLVQIGTQRWMSELNIDTQTLQSIRQQWEGEAKTTALIAIDGHIQGLMGIADAIKPSSVDAITTLKKMGLEVVMLTGDNQKTAEAIASEVGIDRIFAEVRPDQKVHIIKQLQQERKNRRQKTKIVAMVGDGINDAPALAQADVGIAIGTGTDVAIAASDLTLISGDLRGIVTAIQLSHATMRNIRENLFFAYIYNVSGIPIAAGILYPFFGWLLNPIIAGAAMALSSISVVANALRLRNFKPKITH is encoded by the coding sequence ATGGAAACTATCTATCTTCATTTACAGGGAATGAGTTGTGCTTCCTGTGCTAGTACAATTGAACAAGGGATTCGACAAGTACATGGGGTTAGTAACTGTAATGTTAATTTTGCCTTATCTCAAGCAACTATAGTCTATAATCCTCAACAAACAAGTGTGAAGCAAATTCAACAAGTTGTAATAGATACCGGTTATCAGTCTTTTCTACCATCAGATGAACAAGAAGATACGGAAACAAAATTAAGAATTACTGAAAAAAAAGAATTAACTCGTAAAATTATTGTGGGTGCAATTCTTGGTACGCTGTTAATATTGGGGGTATTACCCGATATGACGGGCTTGAATCTAGGTTTTATTCCTCCATGGTTACATAACCCTTGGTTACAGACAGTTTTAGCTACCCCTGTTCAATTTTGGTGTGGAAAGACGTTTTTTGTGGGTGGGTGGAAGAGTTTTAAACATCATAGTGCGAATATGAATACTTTAGTTGCTTTAGGTACTGCGGTAGCTTATTTTTACTCATTATTTGCGACTATTTTTCCTCACATTTTGGAATCTCAAGGAATTGAACCCCAACTTTACTACGAAACTGCTTCGGTTATTATTACTCTAATTCTTTTAGGACGATTATTAGAAAATAAGGCAAAAGGAGAAACTTCCTCAGCAATTCGTAAATTAATGGGCTTACAGCCTAAAACTGCTAGGGTGATTCGTAATAATCAAGAACAAGATATTCTTATTGAAGAATTAATAGTAGGGGATATAGTCTTAGTCCGCCCGGGAGAAAAAATCCCTGTGGATGGTGAAATTGTTGAGGGGGAATCTTCTACTGATGAGTCCATGGTAACAGGTGAAGCCATTCTTGTGCAAAAACGAGTTGGTGATGAAATTATCGGAGCAACTATTAATAAAACGGGAAGTTTTAAATTTAAAGCGACTAAGGTAGGTAAAGATACTGTTTTGGCTCAAATTGTGAAGTTAGTTCAGGATGCTCAAGGTAGTAAAGCACCTATTCAACAATTGGCTGACCGAGTAACAGGATGGTTTGTGCCGATGGTTATTGCGATTGCGATTCTAACTTTTGTCATCTGGTTTAACGTCGTGGGAAATATTACTTTGGCAATGATTACTATGGTAGGAGTTCTAATTATTGCTTGTCCTTGTGCGTTAGGTTTAGCTACGCCTACTTCTATCATGGTGGGAACTGGAAAAGGGGCGGAAAATGGTATTTTAATTAAGGGGGCAGATAGCTTAGAATTAGCTCACAAATTGGACACGATCGTTTGTGATAAAACGGGAACAATTACTCAAGGAAAACCTAGTGTTACTAACTATATAACTGTTCAGGGTATTGTGACTCATGATGAAATGGAAATACTCAGGATGGTGGCAGCGGTGGAAAAAATTTCTGAACATCCTTTAGCCGAAGCTGTAGTGAATTATGCTCATTCTCAGGAGGTTAAAACTCCTTTCCCTGAGGTTAGTAGTTTTGAAGCAGTTGTTGGTATGGGGGTGCAAGGAAATGTCGCTGGTAAATTAGTACAAATTGGTACACAAAGATGGATGAGTGAGTTAAATATTGATACTCAAACTCTACAATCAATTCGTCAACAGTGGGAAGGTGAGGCAAAAACTACTGCTCTAATTGCCATAGATGGACATATTCAGGGATTAATGGGTATTGCTGATGCAATCAAACCTTCCTCTGTGGATGCCATTACAACTCTGAAAAAAATGGGTTTAGAAGTGGTCATGTTGACTGGGGATAACCAAAAAACCGCAGAAGCCATCGCCTCTGAAGTGGGAATCGATCGAATTTTTGCCGAAGTTCGTCCAGATCAGAAAGTGCATATTATTAAACAACTTCAACAAGAAAGAAAAAATCGCCGACAAAAAACCAAAATTGTCGCCATGGTGGGAGATGGTATCAATGACGCTCCGGCTTTAGCTCAAGCTGATGTCGGTATTGCTATCGGTACGGGGACAGATGTGGCGATCGCAGCCAGTGATTTAACCCTAATTTCAGGGGATTTACGAGGCATTGTCACCGCCATCCAACTCAGTCATGCCACCATGAGAAATATTCGGGAAAATCTCTTTTTTGCCTATATTTATAACGTGAGTGGTATTCCCATCGCTGCGGGTATTTTGTATCCATTTTTTGGCTGGTTACTTAACCCTATCATTGCGGGAGCTGCAATGGCTCTTAGTTCAATTTCTGTAGTAGCCAATGCCCTCAGATTACGGAATTTTAAGCCCAAAATTACTCATTAA